From Physeter macrocephalus isolate SW-GA unplaced genomic scaffold, ASM283717v5 random_82, whole genome shotgun sequence, a single genomic window includes:
- the PSMB11 gene encoding proteasome subunit beta type-11: MALQDVCKWQAPDTQEASPHLPQAGGWAVPQGWDPQTFLQIHGPRLAHGTTTLAFRFRHGVIAAADTRSSCGDYVACPASRKVIPVHQHLLGTTSGTSADCVTWYRVLRRELRLRALREGQLPSVAGAARLLSVMMSRYRGLDLCVATALCGWDRSGPALFYVYSDGTCLQGDIFSVGSGSPYAYGVLDGGYHYDMSTQEAYALARRAVAHATHRDAYSGGSVDLFHVRKSGWEYVSRSDAWVLYSELRKLPGPGPEQEREEEATPDRAGEGGEPSVAPAPGDSRTPAETL; this comes from the coding sequence ATGGCTCTGCAGGATGTGTGCAAGTGGCAGGCCCCCGACACCCAAGAAGCCTCACCTCACCTGCCTCAGGCTGGTGGCTGGGCTGTGCCCCAGGGCTGGGACCCTCAAACCTTCCTGCAGATCCATGGCCCCAGGCTGGCCCATGGTACCACCACCCTGGCTTTCCGCTTCCGTCATGGAGTCATCGCTGCGGCTGACACGCGGTCCTCCTGTGGCGACTACGTGGCCTGTCCAGCCTCACGCAAGGTCATCCCCGTGCATCAGCACCTCCTGGGCACCACCTCTGGCACCTCGGCCGACTGCGTCACATGGTACCGGGTGCTACGGCGGGAGCTGCGGCTGCGGGCACTGAGGGAGGGTCAGCTGCCCAGTGTGGCCGGCGCCGCCAGACTCTTATCCGTCATGATGTCGCGCTATCGGGGGCTGGATCTGTGCGTGGCCACTGCCCTGTGCGGCTGGGACCGTTCCGGCCCTGCCCTCTTCTACGTCTACAGCGACGGCACCTGCCTGCAGGGGGACATCTTCTCGGTGGGCTCTGGATCTCCCTATGCCTATGGTGTGCTAGATGGCGGCTACCACTATGACATGAGCACCCAGGAAGCCTATGCCCTGGCCCGCCGTGCTGTGGCCCACGCCACCCACCGTGATGCCTACTCGGGGGGCTCCGTGGACCTCTTCCACGTGCGGAAGAGTGGCTGGGAATATGTGTCCCGCAGCGATGCCTGGGTGCTGTACTCGGAACTGCGGAAGCTCCCAGGGCCGGGGCCAGAGCAGGAACGGGAGGAGGAGGCCACCCCGGACAGAGCCGGTGAAGGAGGAGAACCTTCTGTGGCGCCAGCCCCGGGGGACTCGAGGACGCCCGCAGAGACGCTGTGA